The following proteins are encoded in a genomic region of [Eubacterium] hominis:
- a CDS encoding helix-turn-helix transcriptional regulator produces MDKKIPVCSEPHVHEDVVNRVKDEMLTQEEFNDLSVLFKMYADPTRLKILSLLFKEEMCVCDISTLLDMTQSAVSHQLSVLRQNRIIKYRRSGKNIYYSLDDEHIQLIFDAGLAHIME; encoded by the coding sequence ATGGATAAAAAGATACCAGTATGTAGTGAACCACATGTACATGAAGATGTGGTCAATCGCGTCAAAGATGAAATGCTGACACAGGAGGAATTTAATGATTTATCAGTGTTGTTTAAGATGTACGCAGATCCAACCCGTTTAAAAATATTAAGTCTATTATTCAAAGAAGAAATGTGTGTATGTGATATTTCCACATTATTAGATATGACACAATCAGCGGTATCACATCAATTAAGTGTGCTGCGTCAGAATCGAATCATAAAATATCGAAGAAGTGGAAAGAATATTTATTATTCACTGGATGATGAACATATCCAATTGATATTTGATGCTGGTCTTGCACATATTATGGAATAA
- a CDS encoding class I SAM-dependent methyltransferase has translation MWKTIAQQFAKPEGFGGSCAAKMMNLMNYQMYKDVIKLIKDDKQKILDVGFGNGYVMKRVMDKGHIVYGLEISERMIKQVINKNQKALNHTMFIKKGIMEHLPYEEQSFDVIYSINTIYFWESLDAGLKELHRCLKKEGKAILSFYDQSFLSVMPYSSHGFRLYKKETVIQAIHANGFKVIKKIEHRHKTMVSVYMERNDLGGI, from the coding sequence ATGTGGAAAACAATTGCTCAACAGTTCGCAAAACCTGAAGGATTTGGTGGAAGCTGTGCTGCGAAAATGATGAATCTTATGAATTATCAAATGTACAAGGATGTCATAAAGCTGATTAAAGATGATAAACAAAAGATACTTGATGTTGGCTTTGGCAATGGATATGTTATGAAGCGTGTGATGGATAAGGGACATATCGTATATGGCTTGGAAATAAGTGAGCGTATGATCAAGCAGGTGATAAACAAAAATCAAAAAGCGCTCAATCATACAATGTTTATAAAGAAAGGCATAATGGAACATTTGCCATATGAGGAGCAATCCTTTGATGTAATATATTCCATTAACACGATTTACTTTTGGGAAAGTTTGGATGCGGGATTAAAAGAGCTACATCGCTGTTTAAAGAAAGAAGGAAAGGCAATCTTGTCCTTCTATGATCAATCCTTTCTAAGCGTTATGCCATATTCATCGCATGGCTTTAGGTTATACAAAAAAGAAACTGTAATACAGGCAATACATGCCAATGGTTTTAAAGTGATAAAAAAGATAGAACACCGCCACAAAACAATGGTGAGTGTCTATATGGAAAGAAATGATCTTGGTGGGATCTAA
- a CDS encoding bacteriocin: MKKIFLGLLCILMMCGCTGKGKIEYASIDHVFEKMDHKDTFLLLISKESCIHCKALKEMLEDTLKKQDVVLYTVQLDESSEEATQKDKDRLRERFEDADLTPHVFYIEKGEVKDDLLGYQENHPEYFWDWVNNLPKSS; encoded by the coding sequence GTGAAAAAAATATTTCTTGGATTGCTGTGTATCCTGATGATGTGCGGGTGTACAGGCAAAGGAAAAATAGAATATGCCAGTATAGATCATGTGTTTGAAAAAATGGATCATAAAGATACATTCCTATTGCTGATTTCAAAAGAATCCTGTATACATTGTAAAGCGTTAAAAGAAATGCTGGAGGATACCTTAAAAAAACAAGATGTAGTATTATATACGGTGCAATTAGATGAAAGCAGTGAAGAAGCTACACAAAAAGATAAAGATCGTTTAAGGGAACGATTTGAAGATGCTGATTTGACACCGCATGTTTTCTATATTGAAAAAGGCGAGGTAAAGGATGATTTATTAGGCTATCAAGAAAATCATCCGGAATATTTCTGGGATTGGGTAAACAATTTGCCAAAATCTTCATAA
- the rlmD gene encoding 23S rRNA (uracil(1939)-C(5))-methyltransferase RlmD, which translates to MKVTIKKIGINGEGIGYIDRLPVFVPGALIDEEVDIQVIEKNKRYAKGKVNRILKKSKDRVKPKCFVQDRCGGCPLMDVKYPKQLEYKYELLKQSLIKYAQVNPRLIQKVIPSEDVFEYRNQFKMPCAIEEGVLASGMFLPNSNYFFGINRCVVHNEGLEHFRKDVMRVLNEYEMPAYDYHKKSGIRNLIARGFDGKYQCTIVTGDDELSQEAIDALMKIKGMYSLWQSIHTTKKTPEVFGNQMIFLAGERYLPLTFDGLKLELSPRSFFQLNTKQAMQLYRGIAAQIKDGNDLIVEAYSGVGAISLYLKDKAKEIIGIESIKDAVVNANKNAKANGCEHVSFVCADAADKLTYISKKRSIDVLVVDPPRSGLDDAMLECILRSKIKNIVYVSCNPATLGKNLAALQSRYIVKNIQPYDMFPHTPLVETVCLLSKLNTKQHIEVEVKMDELDLTSAESKATYEEIKEYVLEHSGLKVSSLYIAQVKQKCGIIERENYNKPKSEDARQPQCPPDKEKAITEALKHFGMI; encoded by the coding sequence ATGAAAGTAACAATAAAGAAAATTGGAATCAACGGGGAGGGAATTGGTTATATTGACCGGTTGCCGGTATTTGTACCAGGTGCCCTGATTGATGAGGAAGTTGATATACAGGTAATCGAAAAGAATAAACGCTATGCAAAAGGTAAAGTCAATCGTATCTTAAAGAAAAGCAAAGATCGTGTGAAGCCAAAATGCTTTGTACAGGACCGCTGTGGCGGATGTCCATTAATGGATGTAAAATATCCAAAACAATTGGAATATAAGTATGAATTATTAAAACAGTCTTTAATTAAATATGCGCAGGTAAATCCTCGCTTAATTCAGAAGGTAATACCTAGTGAAGATGTTTTTGAATATCGTAATCAATTTAAAATGCCTTGTGCCATAGAGGAAGGTGTACTTGCCAGTGGAATGTTCTTGCCAAATTCTAACTATTTTTTTGGAATCAATCGTTGTGTGGTCCACAATGAAGGCTTGGAGCATTTCAGAAAAGATGTCATGCGTGTTTTAAATGAATATGAAATGCCAGCTTATGATTATCATAAAAAATCCGGTATCCGCAATCTGATTGCAAGAGGGTTTGATGGTAAATATCAATGTACGATCGTCACTGGAGATGATGAGTTATCACAAGAGGCAATTGATGCGTTGATGAAAATCAAAGGTATGTATAGTTTATGGCAAAGTATTCATACAACAAAGAAAACGCCGGAAGTATTTGGCAATCAAATGATATTCCTTGCAGGAGAACGTTATTTGCCACTGACTTTTGATGGCTTAAAGTTAGAATTATCTCCAAGAAGCTTTTTCCAATTGAATACAAAACAAGCCATGCAGTTATATCGTGGAATTGCGGCTCAGATCAAAGATGGCAACGATCTAATTGTAGAAGCGTATAGTGGTGTTGGTGCGATTTCATTGTATTTAAAAGATAAAGCAAAAGAAATTATTGGAATTGAAAGTATCAAAGATGCTGTAGTAAATGCCAATAAAAACGCAAAAGCAAATGGTTGTGAGCATGTTTCCTTTGTGTGCGCAGATGCTGCGGATAAGCTGACTTACATATCTAAGAAACGAAGTATTGATGTTTTGGTTGTTGATCCACCAAGAAGTGGTCTGGATGATGCCATGCTGGAATGTATTTTAAGAAGTAAAATCAAAAATATTGTTTATGTATCATGTAATCCAGCAACACTTGGAAAGAATCTGGCAGCTTTGCAATCACGTTATATCGTAAAAAATATTCAACCATATGATATGTTCCCACATACACCTTTGGTTGAGACGGTATGTTTATTATCCAAACTTAATACGAAGCAACATATCGAGGTTGAGGTTAAGATGGACGAGTTGGACTTGACCTCTGCGGAAAGTAAAGCTACCTATGAAGAAATCAAGGAATATGTGCTGGAGCATAGCGGACTCAAGGTCAGTAGCTTGTATATCGCTCAGGTAAAGCAGAAGTGCGGCATCATCGAGCGAGAAAACTACAATAAACCGAAGTCCGAGGATGCAAGGCAGCCCCAATGCCCGCCCGACAAGGAAAAGGCAATCACGGAAGCACTCAAGCATTTCGGCATGATCTAA
- a CDS encoding GNAT family N-acetyltransferase: MEYQTLEKTDTFCLYQTFTKVFSDYQVTVDMPYEAFETNLKRNGYMPDVSVGAFEQEELVGFVLNGVRCWDGVKTIYDLGTGVIPAFRKRGITKEMLNIVQTICQDKGIGRYQLEAIQENTAAVSLYKRQGFQVIRTLNCYIAERNERKLGKRKQWQMIHPQALTAEQWELAKSFWNCSPSWQNSIDSVRAIADLFAYVLAEVSGNLIGYGIINKSNGDIVQLAVKHEYRRQGVATEIMWCLHGQTSSPKVKMINIDERDESLNAFLKQSGFRMFVKQYEMEKKL, translated from the coding sequence ATGGAGTATCAAACATTAGAAAAGACAGATACATTCTGTTTGTATCAAACATTCACAAAGGTGTTTTCTGATTATCAGGTGACTGTTGATATGCCGTATGAAGCCTTTGAGACGAACCTCAAAAGAAATGGTTATATGCCCGATGTATCAGTTGGTGCTTTTGAGCAGGAAGAGCTGGTAGGTTTCGTCTTAAATGGTGTGCGCTGCTGGGATGGGGTAAAAACAATCTATGACCTTGGAACCGGAGTGATTCCCGCTTTCCGAAAAAGAGGGATTACAAAGGAAATGCTGAATATTGTACAAACCATATGTCAGGATAAGGGGATCGGGCGGTATCAGTTGGAGGCAATACAGGAAAATACCGCCGCAGTGTCTCTGTATAAAAGGCAAGGCTTTCAGGTTATACGTACTTTGAATTGCTATATAGCGGAAAGAAACGAAAGAAAATTAGGCAAACGAAAGCAGTGGCAAATGATTCATCCGCAAGCACTTACGGCTGAACAGTGGGAACTTGCGAAAAGCTTTTGGAATTGTTCTCCATCCTGGCAAAATTCCATTGATTCTGTGCGTGCCATAGCTGACTTGTTTGCCTATGTTCTTGCTGAAGTATCTGGAAATCTAATAGGCTATGGAATCATAAACAAATCGAACGGGGATATCGTTCAGTTAGCGGTAAAGCATGAATATCGCAGGCAGGGTGTCGCCACAGAAATTATGTGGTGTTTGCATGGACAAACCAGCAGCCCTAAAGTAAAAATGATTAACATAGATGAAAGAGATGAATCTTTGAATGCCTTTCTAAAACAATCAGGATTTAGGATGTTTGTGAAGCAGTATGAAATGGAGAAGAAGCTATAA
- a CDS encoding nuclear transport factor 2 family protein — translation MLRPKEVVCKWVDAFNNHDVDAIVSLYHDNATNHQVTNDPVIGIEAIREMFTAEFATADMTAIVENIFEDGQWAILEWKDPLGLRGCGFFHVVNGKILFQRGYWDKLSFLKQHNLPIE, via the coding sequence ATGTTACGACCAAAAGAAGTTGTATGTAAATGGGTAGACGCTTTCAATAATCACGATGTAGATGCAATCGTGAGCTTATACCATGATAACGCAACCAACCATCAGGTGACCAATGATCCCGTGATTGGGATAGAAGCAATTCGTGAGATGTTTACAGCAGAATTTGCCACTGCCGATATGACCGCCATTGTAGAGAATATCTTTGAAGATGGACAGTGGGCGATTTTAGAATGGAAGGATCCTCTGGGACTGCGGGGATGCGGCTTCTTCCATGTTGTAAATGGTAAAATCCTGTTTCAGAGAGGATATTGGGATAAGCTGTCCTTTTTGAAGCAGCACAACTTGCCTATTGAATAG
- a CDS encoding helix-turn-helix domain-containing protein, giving the protein MNQEQTDITTGKQIRHLRTQAGMTQEELAGELNVTRQALSNWERDINEPDLNTLQKICFLFGVHMDDFAKEVITKMETYEKKEKREFSKYDMAIGLFYAVGIFLGIGIFFVGGFMTMSGTGWGASLFGGGCFSLVFGLICHAIITLRRNDK; this is encoded by the coding sequence TTGAACCAGGAACAGACGGATATTACAACAGGAAAGCAAATACGTCATCTGCGAACACAGGCAGGAATGACACAGGAAGAACTGGCAGGGGAATTGAATGTTACCCGGCAGGCACTATCAAATTGGGAGCGAGATATTAATGAACCCGATTTGAATACGCTACAAAAAATTTGCTTTCTTTTTGGCGTTCACATGGACGATTTTGCAAAGGAGGTAATAACGAAAATGGAAACGTATGAAAAAAAGGAAAAACGAGAATTTAGTAAATACGATATGGCAATTGGGCTTTTTTATGCTGTCGGTATATTTCTTGGCATTGGTATTTTCTTTGTTGGCGGTTTTATGACAATGTCGGGTACAGGGTGGGGAGCATCCCTGTTTGGCGGCGGCTGTTTTTCTCTTGTATTTGGCTTGATATGCCATGCAATTATTACATTGAGAAGAAATGACAAATGA
- the cadA gene encoding cadmium-translocating P-type ATPase gives MEKVYLLENLDCANCAMKIEKKVGKLKGVHEVSVDFVSKKMFIEHEEGMMEEIIHCIHDLEPDVVVKDITKGKKEHHAHHHEEGCGHEYTHEHHHEEGCGCGHEHTHKHHHEEECGCGHEHTHEHHHEEGCSCGHEHAAHEERVIAGADKLYINGLDCASCAAKVEAYVQKMDNVHDASLNFSTGVLFVEVEDPSKKMDTFEKIQKVVPTLEDGVVVSFDKQEEKKASMFSFKDNYRLYLGIILFIIAIIFEKQDWSFWLFFASYIIAGGKVVYTALRNIMRGEVFDENFLMSVATIGAFCVGANEEAVAVMIFYEIGEMFQSYAVNRSRKSISSLMNIRADYANLLVNGVEKRVDPQDIKVDDIILVKPGERLPLDGVIINGSSSLDTSALTGESMPREVVPEDEVLAGVVNLNGVITIRVTKEYGESTVSRILELVENASSKKAPMEKFITKFAKVYTPTVVGLAILVVLLPVIFVEGADFNQWLYRALTFLVVSCPCALVISVPLGMFAGIGAASKKGVLIKGGNYLEALKDVDTVVFDKTGTLTKGVFGVSECVPSGKETNQLMEYAAYAEYYSNHPIASSIRKAYAKDIDSDKLSDYEEVAGNGVRVLYEGKELLAGNHKLMDANHIAYEQVKAIGTIIYVAYDHQYAGYVLISDEIKETSKAAIQTLKASGVKKCVMLSGDRQEVGEAVAKTLALDEVHMQLLPADKVKKVEMLLKKEADGKKLAFVGDGINDAPVLARADIGVAMGGIGSDAAIEAADVVLMKDDPAALSIAMRIARKTMGILWQNIVFSLVIKIGILILTIFGLSNMWMGVFADVGVTLLAVLNSMRALKVE, from the coding sequence ATGGAAAAGGTTTATTTATTGGAAAATCTTGATTGCGCAAATTGTGCGATGAAGATTGAGAAAAAAGTTGGTAAATTAAAGGGAGTACATGAGGTAAGCGTAGATTTCGTGTCTAAGAAAATGTTCATAGAACATGAAGAAGGTATGATGGAGGAAATCATTCATTGTATCCATGATTTAGAACCAGATGTTGTTGTGAAGGATATTACCAAAGGTAAAAAGGAACATCATGCACATCACCATGAAGAAGGCTGTGGACATGAATATACCCATGAGCATCATCATGAAGAAGGCTGTGGCTGTGGACATGAACATACTCACAAGCATCACCATGAAGAAGAATGTGGCTGTGGACATGAGCATACTCACGAGCATCATCATGAGGAAGGCTGTAGCTGTGGACATGAACATGCTGCACATGAGGAACGTGTGATTGCAGGTGCAGACAAGCTGTATATCAATGGATTAGATTGTGCAAGTTGTGCTGCAAAGGTGGAAGCATATGTACAGAAAATGGATAATGTTCATGATGCCAGTCTGAATTTTTCCACAGGAGTATTATTTGTGGAAGTTGAAGATCCATCAAAAAAAATGGATACATTTGAAAAAATTCAAAAAGTAGTGCCTACATTAGAAGATGGTGTAGTAGTTAGTTTTGATAAACAGGAAGAAAAGAAAGCATCCATGTTTTCTTTCAAAGACAACTATCGACTATATTTGGGGATCATCTTGTTTATCATCGCAATTATCTTTGAGAAACAAGACTGGTCTTTCTGGTTGTTTTTCGCAAGTTATATCATTGCGGGTGGAAAAGTTGTATATACAGCACTACGCAACATTATGCGTGGAGAAGTCTTTGATGAAAACTTTTTAATGAGTGTTGCGACAATAGGGGCATTTTGTGTAGGCGCAAATGAAGAAGCTGTTGCGGTTATGATTTTCTATGAAATCGGTGAAATGTTTCAATCTTACGCTGTTAATCGTTCAAGAAAATCTATTTCTTCTTTGATGAATATTCGTGCAGATTATGCCAATCTGTTGGTAAATGGTGTGGAAAAAAGAGTAGATCCACAAGATATAAAAGTTGATGATATCATACTGGTAAAACCAGGAGAAAGACTGCCATTAGATGGTGTGATCATAAATGGCTCTAGTTCATTAGATACCTCCGCATTAACTGGAGAATCCATGCCAAGAGAAGTGGTGCCTGAAGATGAAGTTTTGGCTGGTGTTGTGAATTTAAATGGTGTGATCACCATACGTGTCACAAAAGAATATGGAGAATCCACAGTATCAAGAATATTAGAACTGGTAGAAAATGCAAGCAGTAAAAAAGCGCCTATGGAAAAATTTATCACAAAATTTGCGAAAGTATATACACCAACGGTTGTTGGACTTGCGATACTTGTTGTGCTTCTACCTGTAATATTTGTGGAGGGCGCAGATTTTAATCAATGGCTATATCGTGCATTGACGTTCTTAGTTGTTTCATGTCCTTGTGCCCTTGTGATTTCTGTACCATTGGGAATGTTTGCGGGTATTGGTGCTGCGAGTAAAAAGGGAGTTTTGATCAAAGGTGGAAACTATTTAGAAGCATTAAAAGATGTGGATACTGTTGTATTTGATAAAACCGGAACCCTTACAAAAGGGGTATTTGGAGTAAGTGAATGTGTTCCAAGTGGCAAGGAAACGAATCAATTAATGGAATATGCAGCATATGCAGAATATTATTCTAATCATCCAATCGCTTCTTCTATTCGTAAAGCGTATGCCAAAGATATTGATTCAGATAAATTAAGTGATTATGAAGAAGTTGCCGGTAATGGTGTACGTGTATTATATGAAGGAAAAGAACTACTTGCGGGAAATCATAAACTAATGGATGCGAATCATATTGCATATGAACAGGTAAAAGCAATTGGTACAATTATCTATGTAGCATATGATCATCAATATGCAGGTTATGTACTCATTAGCGATGAAATCAAAGAAACAAGCAAAGCCGCTATCCAGACATTAAAAGCGAGTGGTGTAAAAAAATGTGTCATGTTAAGTGGAGATCGTCAGGAGGTAGGCGAAGCTGTCGCAAAAACGCTTGCTTTAGATGAAGTACACATGCAGTTATTGCCAGCTGATAAAGTAAAAAAAGTTGAAATGCTGTTGAAAAAAGAAGCCGATGGTAAAAAATTAGCATTCGTAGGAGATGGCATTAATGATGCTCCTGTATTGGCCCGTGCAGATATTGGTGTTGCCATGGGAGGCATTGGAAGTGATGCCGCTATTGAAGCTGCGGATGTTGTGTTGATGAAGGATGATCCTGCTGCATTAAGTATTGCTATGCGCATCGCAAGAAAAACAATGGGTATCCTGTGGCAGAATATTGTTTTCTCTTTGGTAATTAAAATTGGTATCCTGATTCTAACGATTTTTGGATTAAGCAATATGTGGATGGGTGTATTCGCAGACGTTGGTGTGACGCTGTTGGCGGTTTTAAATTCCATGCGTGCATTAAAGGTTGAATAA
- a CDS encoding Inorganic pyrophosphatase has translation MKAFENNAFFWQKLDTLYLAGKLVVDQPKNSSHYKYSNLKYPVDYGYLSDTASNGQSPIDVFKGSEKNNLVQAVAVSADILKKDCEIKLLVGCNEEETYEILEFLNQTEFQKAILVRRGDEVPEWASND, from the coding sequence ATGAAGGCATTTGAAAATAACGCATTTTTCTGGCAGAAGCTGGACACATTGTATTTAGCAGGGAAACTGGTGGTTGATCAGCCAAAGAACAGTTCTCATTATAAATACTCTAATTTGAAGTACCCTGTGGACTATGGATATCTAAGTGATACCGCATCCAATGGACAATCTCCAATTGATGTATTCAAAGGTTCAGAAAAAAATAATCTGGTACAGGCTGTGGCAGTCAGTGCGGATATCTTGAAAAAAGATTGTGAAATCAAATTATTGGTTGGATGTAACGAAGAAGAAACATATGAAATATTAGAATTCCTAAATCAGACAGAATTCCAGAAAGCAATTCTTGTTAGACGTGGGGATGAAGTACCTGAATGGGCATCAAACGATTAG
- a CDS encoding alpha-hydroxy-acid oxidizing protein, protein MKTWDEVYAHAREKCNICRCCPTCNGLACRGETPGPGGKGSGSAFVRNVEMLSKVFITMDTITSNEEVDTHADFFGHQVSMPVYAAPISGIRQNYGADMDDLVYTEELVKGCIDAGTIAFTGDGMYDDMFKGPLEILKKQQGYGVPTIKPWAKEHMKWRMDLAAEVNALAIASDIDASGLTNLRKSVTPVGFKTVEDLKELKQMSHVPFILKGIMSVKGAMKALEAGVDGIIVSNHGGRVLDNCLSGIEVLEDIVKAVDGRMKVFVDGGIRSGNDVFKALAFGADGVLIGRSISHAVIGDGAQGVKIYLDKIQLELKEAMAMAGCKRIEEINKEHITVKW, encoded by the coding sequence ATGAAAACCTGGGATGAAGTTTACGCCCATGCGCGCGAAAAGTGTAATATCTGTCGTTGTTGTCCAACATGTAATGGACTGGCCTGTCGGGGTGAAACACCTGGACCTGGTGGAAAAGGCAGTGGCAGCGCATTTGTCCGTAATGTAGAAATGTTATCAAAAGTGTTTATCACAATGGATACGATCACAAGTAATGAAGAAGTAGATACCCATGCAGATTTCTTTGGGCATCAGGTATCTATGCCGGTGTATGCAGCACCTATCTCTGGCATCAGACAAAATTATGGTGCGGATATGGATGATCTGGTATATACAGAAGAACTGGTAAAAGGATGTATTGATGCTGGTACAATTGCTTTTACAGGTGATGGTATGTATGATGATATGTTCAAGGGACCTTTGGAAATATTAAAGAAACAGCAGGGATATGGTGTTCCTACAATTAAACCTTGGGCAAAAGAACATATGAAATGGCGTATGGATCTTGCGGCTGAGGTGAATGCACTGGCTATTGCCAGTGATATTGATGCCAGCGGACTAACCAACCTTAGAAAAAGTGTAACTCCGGTAGGATTTAAAACCGTTGAAGATTTAAAAGAATTAAAACAGATGAGTCATGTTCCGTTCATTTTAAAGGGTATTATGAGTGTGAAAGGTGCAATGAAAGCACTGGAAGCCGGTGTTGACGGTATCATTGTCAGCAATCATGGCGGACGTGTTCTGGATAACTGTTTAAGTGGTATTGAAGTATTAGAGGATATTGTAAAAGCTGTTGATGGACGTATGAAAGTGTTTGTGGATGGCGGTATCCGAAGTGGAAATGATGTTTTTAAAGCATTGGCGTTTGGAGCGGATGGTGTGCTGATTGGGCGAAGCATTTCTCACGCAGTCATTGGCGATGGTGCGCAGGGCGTCAAAATCTATTTAGATAAAATACAGCTTGAACTAAAAGAAGCCATGGCGATGGCTGGATGTAAACGCATAGAAGAAATTAATAAAGAACATATTACAGTAAAATGGTAA
- a CDS encoding YihY/virulence factor BrkB family protein → MQRFMDLYKEFTSFEGSLFKYSLSFSFLLALAPSLIIIVMLFKYNLLPIDIIINFIMSFQPYASSEETITTIIQFFLERQYNLVSFIITLCVSFYLASRIVFSFLLISASHEEVDVPKWAIRIKSIILFILFLAMLVGCVTVGTFLKEYLPLVSSGLMLLLFTMMYRALSFRKRNWSFGILGAIFTTLMILCLASLFITIINHFTSYQDVYGPLASLVTLLLAIYLISCIIYFGYCLNIVFEEDYGKEYRLPLKYDKFFALCTRITEMVEKRVIKKKK, encoded by the coding sequence ATGCAACGGTTTATGGATTTATATAAAGAATTTACTTCCTTTGAAGGAAGCTTATTTAAATATTCTTTATCCTTTTCTTTTTTATTGGCACTGGCACCTTCTCTGATTATCATTGTCATGTTATTTAAATATAACTTATTGCCTATCGATATCATTATTAATTTTATAATGAGCTTTCAGCCTTATGCATCCAGTGAAGAAACTATCACAACGATTATACAGTTCTTTTTGGAACGGCAATATAATCTGGTCAGTTTTATTATCACATTATGTGTATCCTTTTACCTTGCCAGCAGAATTGTATTTTCATTTTTGTTAATCAGTGCATCCCATGAAGAAGTAGATGTACCCAAATGGGCAATACGTATTAAATCAATTATTTTATTTATATTATTTCTGGCTATGCTGGTAGGATGTGTAACGGTAGGTACATTTTTAAAGGAATATCTTCCACTAGTATCATCTGGATTGATGCTGCTACTATTTACAATGATGTATCGGGCATTGAGCTTTCGCAAAAGAAACTGGTCTTTTGGCATACTAGGGGCAATATTTACAACATTGATGATCTTATGTCTGGCTTCCTTGTTTATCACAATCATTAATCATTTTACAAGTTATCAGGACGTATATGGGCCACTCGCAAGTCTTGTGACATTATTGCTTGCGATTTATCTAATTTCCTGTATCATATACTTTGGCTATTGTCTGAACATTGTATTTGAAGAGGATTATGGCAAAGAGTATCGCCTGCCTTTGAAATATGATAAATTCTTTGCTTTATGTACAAGAATCACAGAAATGGTTGAAAAAAGAGTCATTAAGAAAAAGAAATAG
- a CDS encoding glycerate kinase — MKVVIACDSYKGCMSSREVADHIEEGIHMVKGDVETISYVIADGGEGTVEAFHQTCQGVKQKVGASDAYGRKIQTEYTVIENGNTAVIEVANIIGLNMHEREKRMPFFGSSFGVGTVILDAVEKGCKKIIIGLGGSATNDGGMGLLQSLGCRFYDSEHKYLSPQAINLDKVRYIDFHRMNYLQGIELIAACDVKNHLLGEEGATFVFGKQKGFFPNQLKKVDAGMENFRNQIKRYTQIDINEFEGGGAAGGIGAVLIGILGAKMIPGIELLTSYSDMEEMVKDCDLVITGEGQSDKQTMFGKVPVGILNIANRYQKPTICISGALGIGYMELFDLGFVGIYSISDRAMTFQQALENAPEKLTAATYSIMKTILYFSNHQVSV, encoded by the coding sequence ATGAAGGTAGTAATAGCCTGTGACTCATATAAAGGCTGTATGAGTTCACGAGAGGTCGCAGATCATATCGAAGAAGGAATTCATATGGTAAAAGGAGATGTTGAAACGATATCCTATGTCATCGCAGATGGCGGAGAAGGAACCGTAGAAGCATTTCATCAGACATGTCAGGGTGTAAAACAAAAGGTTGGCGCAAGCGATGCATATGGTAGAAAAATTCAGACGGAATATACAGTTATTGAAAATGGAAATACCGCAGTCATAGAGGTCGCAAATATTATAGGATTAAATATGCATGAAAGAGAAAAACGTATGCCATTTTTTGGAAGCAGCTTTGGCGTAGGAACAGTCATATTAGATGCTGTGGAAAAAGGCTGTAAAAAAATTATTATAGGATTAGGCGGCAGTGCTACAAATGATGGAGGCATGGGACTTCTACAAAGTCTGGGATGTCGTTTTTATGATAGTGAACATAAATATCTGTCCCCACAGGCAATCAACCTGGATAAGGTACGTTATATTGATTTTCACCGTATGAATTATTTACAAGGGATAGAATTAATTGCCGCATGTGATGTGAAAAACCATTTGTTGGGAGAAGAAGGTGCTACCTTTGTGTTTGGTAAACAAAAAGGCTTTTTCCCAAATCAGTTAAAAAAAGTAGATGCTGGTATGGAAAACTTCCGTAATCAAATCAAACGATATACACAAATTGATATCAATGAATTTGAAGGCGGTGGAGCAGCAGGTGGTATCGGCGCTGTTTTGATTGGTATTTTAGGCGCAAAGATGATACCGGGTATTGAATTATTGACATCTTATAGTGATATGGAGGAAATGGTAAAAGATTGTGATCTTGTGATTACAGGAGAAGGACAAAGTGATAAACAAACAATGTTTGGAAAAGTACCAGTAGGAATATTAAATATCGCAAACCGTTATCAAAAACCTACTATTTGTATAAGTGGTGCATTAGGTATTGGATATATGGAGTTATTTGATTTAGGTTTTGTGGGGATTTACAGTATCAGTGATCGTGCCATGACATTTCAACAGGCATTAGAAAATGCGCCGGAAAAACTGACAGCCGCAACATATTCGATTATGAAAACCATCTTATATTTTTCTAATCATCAGGTATCTGTGTAA